A window from Hoeflea sp. IMCC20628 encodes these proteins:
- a CDS encoding ABC transporter ATP-binding protein, translated as MSGGDVPDQHSETPLLETRGLTKIFGSLRACDSIDLKIAPGEVHALLGENGAGKSTLVKMLFGVLDPSEGEILWKGKPVKIGSPAEARATGVGMVFQHFSLFEALTVAENIALALDGNIPIDKISEEARRLSLEYGLPLDPSAHVADLSVGERQRIEIVRALLQNPELIILDEPTSVLTPQEADKLFETLAKLKAEGRSVLYISHRLEEVQRICDRATVLRHGKITGACDPRLETPSSLAQMMVGGEVAQISGAGLGEPGELLIEISKLSAPSRSPFAVALRDIDLSVHAGEVVAIAGVAGNGQSELFDVLSGEDTVKDAGSIRICGKAVGRMGITGRRLLGCGFVPEERHGHAAVTDMPLTSNLVLSRHASDRSAFLSGGLLGLINTGAVATAAKRISKIMDVRKSGEDPMAGSLSGGNLQKFIVGRELDRQPVVLVVNQPTWGVDAGAASRIRQALIDLAKSGSAVVVISQDLDEVFEIASRIAVINEGQLSVPEPAATMTRERIGLLMGGFHDGTGQAHAEALHAH; from the coding sequence ATATCAGGGGGTGACGTGCCAGACCAACACAGCGAAACGCCGCTTTTGGAAACAAGAGGGCTGACCAAGATCTTCGGTAGTTTGCGGGCGTGCGATAGCATCGACCTGAAAATCGCTCCCGGAGAAGTTCACGCATTGCTCGGCGAAAATGGCGCCGGCAAATCAACATTGGTCAAGATGTTGTTCGGGGTGCTCGATCCAAGCGAGGGCGAAATCCTGTGGAAGGGCAAGCCGGTCAAGATCGGCAGCCCGGCCGAAGCCCGCGCCACCGGCGTCGGAATGGTGTTCCAGCATTTTTCGCTGTTTGAAGCCCTGACTGTTGCCGAAAACATTGCTCTGGCGCTCGATGGCAATATCCCGATCGACAAGATTTCCGAAGAGGCGCGGCGGCTGTCGCTGGAATATGGCCTGCCGCTCGATCCATCGGCTCATGTGGCCGATCTCTCGGTCGGCGAACGCCAGCGCATCGAGATCGTCCGCGCGCTGCTGCAAAACCCTGAACTGATCATTCTTGACGAACCAACCTCGGTTCTGACCCCGCAGGAAGCCGACAAGCTGTTTGAAACACTGGCCAAACTGAAGGCCGAAGGCCGGTCGGTGCTCTATATCAGCCACCGTCTCGAAGAGGTCCAGCGGATTTGCGATCGCGCCACGGTGCTGCGCCACGGCAAGATCACCGGAGCCTGCGACCCACGGCTGGAAACCCCGTCGTCGCTGGCGCAGATGATGGTTGGTGGCGAAGTCGCTCAGATTTCCGGTGCCGGATTGGGCGAGCCGGGCGAGTTGCTGATCGAAATCAGCAAGCTGAGTGCGCCGTCGCGTTCGCCCTTCGCCGTCGCCTTGCGCGACATCGACCTCTCTGTGCATGCGGGCGAAGTGGTGGCTATCGCCGGTGTGGCCGGCAATGGCCAGAGCGAGTTGTTCGACGTGCTGTCAGGCGAGGACACGGTCAAGGATGCCGGATCGATCCGGATCTGCGGCAAGGCGGTCGGGCGGATGGGCATCACCGGACGGCGATTGCTGGGATGCGGATTTGTGCCCGAGGAGCGCCACGGTCATGCGGCGGTCACCGACATGCCCTTGACCTCGAACCTGGTGCTGTCGCGCCATGCTTCTGACCGTTCGGCGTTCTTGTCGGGCGGCCTGCTGGGACTGATCAACACCGGCGCGGTTGCCACTGCCGCCAAACGGATTTCCAAGATCATGGATGTGCGCAAATCGGGCGAGGACCCGATGGCGGGCTCGCTGTCGGGCGGCAACCTGCAGAAATTCATCGTCGGGCGCGAACTTGACCGCCAGCCGGTGGTGCTGGTCGTCAACCAGCCGACATGGGGCGTAGACGCAGGCGCGGCGAGCCGGATCAGGCAAGCCCTGATCGATCTCGCAAAAAGCGGTTCGGCCGTGGTTGTGATCAGCCAGGATCTGGATGAAGTCTTTGAGATTGCAAGCCGTATCGCCGTCATCAATGAAGGCCAGCTCTCCGTTCCCGAACCTGCGGCAACCATGACCCGTGAACGCATCGGCCTGTTGATGGGCGGTTTTCACGATGGAACCGGCCAAGCCCACGCGGAGGCTCTCCATGCGCATTGA
- the pcsA gene encoding phosphatidylcholine synthase → MKLPFKYRRVPYAEIRAFSVHILTASGSFMAFLALVAAAEGRFVDLWWWLAVAMLIDGIDGPIARKLNVKEVLPNWSGVMLDNVIDYVTYVLIPAFALYQSGMIGEPLSFVAAGLIVVSSAIYYADMGMKTDENFFSGFPVAWNMLVFTLFVIGASQTVAFLIVLAAVVMTFLPINFLHPVRVARLRPINLTIFGIWSVLSACALLLHFDSPDWLMWAVMLTGGYLFVIGGIMQMFPGLGHRSSD, encoded by the coding sequence ATGAAGCTTCCATTCAAATACCGTCGCGTTCCCTACGCGGAAATTCGGGCGTTTTCCGTCCATATCCTGACGGCCAGCGGGTCCTTCATGGCGTTCCTGGCACTGGTTGCGGCCGCTGAAGGGCGGTTCGTCGATCTGTGGTGGTGGCTGGCGGTCGCCATGCTGATTGACGGCATTGACGGGCCGATTGCGCGCAAGCTCAATGTCAAGGAAGTGCTGCCGAACTGGTCGGGCGTGATGCTCGACAATGTGATCGACTATGTCACCTATGTGCTGATTCCGGCTTTCGCGCTCTACCAGAGCGGCATGATCGGCGAGCCCTTGTCCTTTGTCGCCGCGGGTTTGATCGTGGTGTCGAGCGCCATCTATTATGCAGACATGGGCATGAAGACCGATGAGAATTTCTTCTCCGGCTTCCCGGTGGCCTGGAACATGCTAGTGTTCACCCTGTTCGTCATCGGCGCATCCCAAACCGTGGCCTTCCTGATCGTGCTGGCAGCCGTGGTGATGACGTTCTTGCCGATCAATTTTCTGCATCCGGTGCGCGTCGCGCGATTGCGACCGATCAACCTGACCATATTCGGGATCTGGTCGGTGCTGTCGGCCTGTGCGCTGCTGCTGCATTTCGACAGTCCGGACTGGCTGATGTGGGCGGTGATGCTGACTGGCGGTTACCTGTTTGTCATCGGCGGAATCATGCAGATGTTTCCCGGATTGGGGCACCGGTCGTCAGACTGA
- a CDS encoding DUF1326 domain-containing protein: MADVEWALKGELVLSCNCTVFCPCVISLGQHPPTEGYCQTWAGFRVDNGYYGDTDLSGLNLGLIMEIPGYMSRGNWTAGLFVDKRASIYATKAFTKIFTGKAGGTTALLSILVGNFLGVQQQPITYEVEDKKRVFKIPKIIDGVVSPIPGKNHGEDTVITNSEYWIAPEIIVAKSEKSKLRAFGRNWNFAGRSAEICKLDWSGPN; encoded by the coding sequence ATGGCTGATGTTGAATGGGCTTTGAAGGGCGAATTGGTGCTGTCGTGCAATTGCACCGTGTTTTGCCCTTGCGTGATTTCGCTTGGCCAGCATCCGCCAACCGAAGGCTATTGCCAGACCTGGGCCGGCTTTCGGGTCGACAACGGCTATTATGGCGACACGGACCTTTCCGGACTCAATCTCGGGCTGATCATGGAGATTCCGGGCTATATGAGCCGTGGCAACTGGACGGCAGGGCTTTTTGTCGACAAGCGGGCCTCTATCTATGCCACCAAGGCGTTCACCAAGATTTTCACCGGCAAGGCCGGTGGAACAACGGCGCTGTTGTCTATTCTGGTCGGCAATTTCCTCGGCGTTCAACAGCAACCGATCACTTACGAAGTTGAGGACAAAAAACGTGTCTTCAAGATTCCCAAGATCATTGATGGTGTGGTTTCACCGATTCCGGGCAAAAACCATGGCGAGGACACGGTGATCACCAATTCCGAATACTGGATTGCGCCGGAGATCATCGTCGCCAAATCGGAAAAGTCCAAACTGCGCGCCTTTGGCCGCAATTGGAATTTTGCCGGCCGATCGGCCGAAATTTGCAAACTGGACTGGAGCGGTCCCAACTGA
- a CDS encoding DUF2182 domain-containing protein, with product MFTPRGNKDPLDGQFDQLDRSGRVIATLARKPVWPVLAMVLVTAAIAWWFLLSMAGSIALIEGSPQPLGPGMSIISRFLPVDPGSFAARIADLCLSGDSGFLLASGSVLSVASALFMMWFAMAAAMMLPTAAPMIRTYAEIADTGAARGEPVVHPAVLAGGYLLVWALAAIVFTLVQMLISSITGATATGPVGGVIAGLILIGAGAYQFSAIKQACLTKCRNPFTTLFARWKTSVSGVFRLGMEQGLWCLGCCWALMLIMLAVGSMNVVWMAALTVFTFVEKTGAGRVTTRTGGAIVILWGSALVWGALN from the coding sequence ATGTTCACGCCTCGTGGCAACAAAGATCCGCTCGACGGCCAATTTGACCAGTTGGATCGGTCGGGACGCGTGATCGCCACTCTGGCGCGAAAACCGGTTTGGCCTGTGCTGGCCATGGTTCTGGTCACCGCTGCCATTGCCTGGTGGTTTCTGCTGTCCATGGCCGGTTCCATCGCATTGATCGAGGGCTCACCGCAGCCGCTGGGGCCGGGCATGTCGATCATTTCCCGGTTCTTGCCGGTGGATCCGGGTTCATTTGCCGCAAGAATCGCCGATCTCTGCCTTTCGGGCGATTCGGGTTTTTTGCTTGCCAGCGGTTCAGTGCTGTCAGTGGCGTCGGCTCTTTTCATGATGTGGTTTGCGATGGCAGCGGCAATGATGTTGCCGACGGCAGCGCCGATGATCCGCACCTACGCCGAAATTGCCGATACCGGTGCCGCACGCGGCGAACCGGTGGTACATCCTGCAGTTCTGGCTGGCGGATATCTGTTGGTATGGGCACTGGCAGCCATTGTGTTCACGCTTGTGCAGATGCTGATCAGCTCCATCACAGGCGCCACGGCCACCGGACCGGTCGGCGGCGTGATCGCCGGGCTGATCCTGATCGGCGCCGGCGCCTACCAGTTCAGCGCGATCAAGCAAGCCTGCCTGACCAAGTGCCGCAATCCGTTCACCACTTTGTTTGCCCGCTGGAAAACCAGTGTAAGCGGCGTATTCCGGCTTGGTATGGAGCAGGGGCTGTGGTGCCTGGGATGTTGTTGGGCATTGATGCTGATCATGCTTGCAGTCGGCAGCATGAATGTGGTCTGGATGGCAGCGCTCACGGTGTTTACTTTCGTGGAAAAAACCGGCGCGGGCCGGGTGACAACGCGCACCGGCGGGGCGATAGTGATCCTTTGGGGATCCGCGCTCGTTTGGGGGGCGTTGAATTGA
- a CDS encoding UbiH/UbiF family hydroxylase: protein MHKLYDVAVVGGGLAGSVAALAAAAEGWKVAFIAPPPPRQDGRTTALLSESIDLLIHLGIWDKVLPVSAPLRTMRILDGTARLLRAPPVSFRSSEIDLDAFGYNIPNQPLFDCLQAATLASELIERFESPLVSAVQSDANIGLALADGTQVTALTALAADGRGSKLRESIGISVKTWSYPQTALVLNFSHSIPHADTSTEFHTEQGPFTQVPLPGNRSSLVWAVDPGEVEAILALPRAALNREVETRMRSILGAVEVEGEVQAWPLSSLIAERFGAGRTMLVGETGHAFPPIGAQGLNLGLRDIMQAIGSLNEAGGPDQSPKAVNAFNRQRRLDVTSRTAGVDLLNRALLSSFLPLQALRAGGLAALSAIPPLRLLAMREGMTPGWRKDRHDGGASASGKQVGR from the coding sequence ATGCACAAGCTCTATGATGTCGCGGTTGTTGGCGGCGGCCTTGCCGGATCGGTTGCGGCGCTGGCTGCGGCCGCTGAAGGCTGGAAGGTGGCATTCATTGCCCCACCACCGCCGCGTCAGGACGGACGCACCACTGCCTTGTTGTCGGAATCAATTGATCTGCTGATCCACCTCGGCATCTGGGACAAGGTGCTCCCGGTTTCGGCGCCGTTGCGCACCATGCGGATTCTTGATGGCACGGCACGGCTGTTGCGCGCGCCGCCGGTGTCCTTTCGCTCCAGCGAAATCGATCTTGATGCCTTTGGCTACAACATTCCCAACCAGCCGCTGTTTGACTGCCTTCAGGCGGCAACGTTAGCGTCTGAGTTGATTGAACGTTTTGAAAGCCCGCTCGTTTCGGCCGTTCAATCCGATGCGAACATTGGTCTGGCGCTCGCCGACGGAACGCAAGTGACGGCACTGACCGCGCTTGCTGCCGACGGTCGCGGCTCCAAACTGCGCGAATCGATCGGCATAAGCGTGAAAACCTGGTCCTACCCGCAGACAGCGCTGGTTCTGAACTTCTCCCACAGCATACCGCATGCAGACACTTCGACCGAGTTCCACACCGAACAAGGTCCATTCACCCAGGTGCCGCTGCCGGGCAACCGGTCGAGCCTCGTGTGGGCGGTCGATCCCGGCGAAGTAGAGGCTATTCTCGCCCTGCCCCGCGCGGCGCTGAACCGGGAGGTCGAAACCCGGATGCGCTCGATCCTCGGCGCGGTCGAAGTCGAAGGCGAGGTTCAGGCCTGGCCGTTGTCGAGCCTGATCGCCGAACGCTTTGGCGCAGGCCGGACCATGCTGGTGGGCGAGACCGGACATGCGTTCCCGCCGATCGGGGCGCAAGGTCTCAATCTCGGTCTGCGCGACATCATGCAGGCGATTGGATCACTCAACGAGGCCGGCGGGCCGGATCAGTCGCCCAAGGCGGTCAACGCATTCAACCGCCAGCGCCGGCTTGACGTTACCAGCCGCACCGCTGGCGTCGATCTGCTCAACCGGGCCCTGCTAAGCTCGTTCCTGCCGCTGCAGGCGCTGCGCGCTGGTGGACTGGCTGCTCTGTCTGCGATTCCGCCACTCAGGCTGCTGGCCATGCGCGAAGGCATGACGCCGGGGTGGCGCAAGGACCGGCATGATGGCGGCGCATCGGCGTCAGGGAAACAGGTCGGGCGGTAA
- a CDS encoding AEC family transporter: MAEITGLVLPFFGLILLGYIAARITKQPHEAMGWLNTFIIYVSLPALFFKLLSRTPIEQLARWDYVLTSMVVTYTVFALVFAASILLRRAPIGEATVQGLAGAYGNIGYMGPGIAILAFGEPAAVPVALIFCFENIMHFTIAPMMMALAGGDRRTPGGLVLEVVRKIAFHPFILATAIGVGAAWLEFVPPLPVGRMIDYLAQAAAPCALFAMGVTLALRPLKRVPVELGYIVPMKLIAHPVMMYLGLSAVGNFEPVWVYTGVLLASLPTATNVFVIAQQYSVWVERASATVLVTTVSSVGTVSVLLWLITSGTLPPDLFP; encoded by the coding sequence ATGGCTGAAATCACTGGACTTGTGCTCCCCTTTTTCGGCCTCATCCTGCTGGGCTACATCGCTGCGCGGATTACCAAGCAGCCGCACGAGGCGATGGGGTGGCTCAACACTTTCATCATCTATGTTTCGCTGCCGGCATTGTTTTTTAAGTTGTTGTCACGCACGCCTATCGAACAGTTGGCGCGCTGGGACTATGTGCTAACCAGCATGGTGGTGACCTATACGGTGTTCGCACTGGTCTTTGCGGCCAGCATCCTGCTGCGGCGCGCGCCGATTGGCGAGGCCACTGTTCAGGGGTTGGCGGGCGCTTACGGCAATATCGGCTACATGGGCCCGGGCATTGCCATTCTGGCCTTCGGCGAACCGGCGGCGGTGCCTGTGGCGCTGATCTTCTGTTTTGAAAACATCATGCATTTTACCATCGCGCCGATGATGATGGCCCTGGCCGGCGGAGACCGCCGTACTCCGGGAGGCCTGGTGCTGGAAGTGGTGCGCAAGATCGCCTTCCATCCCTTCATTCTGGCCACTGCCATTGGTGTCGGTGCGGCCTGGCTGGAATTTGTTCCGCCACTGCCGGTTGGCCGCATGATCGATTATCTGGCTCAGGCCGCAGCCCCCTGCGCGCTGTTTGCCATGGGGGTGACGCTGGCGCTGAGGCCGCTCAAGCGGGTGCCGGTTGAACTTGGCTACATCGTGCCGATGAAGCTGATCGCCCACCCGGTGATGATGTATCTCGGATTGAGCGCGGTCGGGAATTTTGAACCGGTCTGGGTTTACACCGGGGTCTTGCTGGCGTCACTGCCAACGGCGACCAATGTGTTCGTCATCGCCCAGCAATATTCTGTCTGGGTCGAACGCGCCTCGGCCACGGTGCTGGTCACCACCGTAAGCAGCGTTGGAACCGTGTCGGTGTTGCTTTGGCTGATTACCAGCGGGACCTTACCGCCCGACCTGTTTCCCTGA
- the hspQ gene encoding heat shock protein HspQ: MTLRHAKFRIGQVVKHRIFPFRGVIFDVDPVFANTEEWWNAIPENVRPRKDQPFYHLLAESEDTEYVAYVSEQNLLADDNETPVRHPQVAEFFDANVDGIYRPRERVSH, translated from the coding sequence ATGACACTCAGACACGCAAAATTCCGCATCGGTCAGGTCGTCAAGCACCGGATTTTCCCGTTCCGTGGTGTCATATTCGATGTTGATCCGGTTTTCGCCAACACCGAGGAATGGTGGAACGCCATCCCCGAAAACGTCCGGCCGCGCAAAGACCAGCCGTTTTACCATCTGCTGGCCGAAAGCGAAGACACCGAATATGTGGCCTATGTCTCGGAGCAAAATCTGCTGGCCGATGACAATGAGACGCCGGTGCGCCATCCCCAAGTCGCCGAATTCTTCGACGCCAATGTCGACGGCATCTACCGACCCCGCGAACGCGTCAGCCATTGA
- a CDS encoding invasion associated locus B family protein, with amino-acid sequence MNVTTKTVFAAIMSAGIAAAFMPATAFAQGPNQGWYKTCTKQEDNDVCVVQNIVTAPTGQLLTAIGLIEVTGKVNRKILQITVPTARLIQPGVALQVDGGQAQRVEYAICMPETCVAEILLTDAMIASYKKGGELVLTSVNYQRTPNPLKISLEGFTQVWDGAPIAQSELQERQRLLQEEMTKKADEARKKLEDAQAAAKTK; translated from the coding sequence ATGAACGTTACCACAAAGACCGTTTTCGCAGCCATCATGTCGGCCGGTATCGCCGCCGCATTCATGCCGGCAACCGCATTTGCGCAGGGCCCGAACCAGGGTTGGTACAAGACCTGCACCAAGCAGGAAGATAACGACGTCTGTGTCGTGCAGAACATTGTCACTGCACCGACAGGTCAGTTGCTTACGGCGATCGGCCTGATCGAAGTGACAGGCAAGGTCAACCGCAAGATCCTTCAGATTACGGTTCCGACCGCACGTCTGATCCAGCCGGGCGTCGCCCTGCAGGTGGATGGCGGACAGGCCCAGCGCGTCGAGTATGCAATCTGCATGCCTGAAACCTGTGTTGCGGAAATCCTGCTCACCGACGCCATGATCGCATCCTACAAGAAGGGTGGCGAACTGGTTCTGACCTCGGTCAACTACCAGCGCACGCCGAACCCGCTGAAGATCTCGCTTGAAGGCTTTACCCAGGTTTGGGATGGTGCGCCGATCGCCCAGTCCGAATTGCAGGAGCGTCAGCGCCTGTTGCAGGAAGAAATGACCAAGAAGGCCGATGAGGCCCGCAAGAAGCTCGAAGACGCACAGGCAGCAGCCAAAACCAAATGA
- a CDS encoding extracellular solute-binding protein, with the protein MRRMLATIMVIAGGLVSVVPNAVAEPVHGIAMHGAPALPADFSHLPYVNPDAPKGGKVTYGVVGTFDSVRPFIVRSMRTHARGVVDPEFGNLIYETLMQRSQDEPFTLYGLLAESVEWDEDRSFIQYNINPAARWSDGKPVTADDVIFTMELFKAKGRPPYSTRLNRVSKMEKISDLSVRFAFNEESNREFPLILSLSPVLPKHATDPETFDQSTLEPGIGSGPYLISDIKPGERISFSRREDYWAKDLPIKRGTDNYDDIVVEYFLSETAQFEAFKKGVFDVYPDGSATNWTRAYDFPAVTDGEVVRKEYDSKTPSGMYGFVFNTRRPMFQDVRVRRAFTLLFDFEWANRSLYNNSYTRTHSFWDGSDLSSYGKPADQREREILAPFPDAVSADILDGTWTLPVTDGSASDRKVQRAALTLLQEAGFQIKGGKLLGADGTPFAFDLMTQNEGQEKLAVAYQRSLAALGIAMSIRTVDDAQYQQRSQTFDYDMIVKSYTSSLSPGAEQLTRWGSASRDREGSFNFAGVASPAVDATIDAMLNARTADDFRSSVRAFDRVLMSGHYVIPAFHLGKARVAHRSRIAAPEGDPPLYGYYLPAWWDTSAKP; encoded by the coding sequence ATGAGAAGAATGCTGGCGACGATAATGGTGATTGCTGGCGGGCTGGTAAGCGTCGTGCCGAACGCGGTTGCCGAACCCGTCCATGGTATCGCCATGCACGGCGCACCGGCATTGCCAGCCGATTTCAGCCATCTGCCCTACGTTAATCCCGATGCACCCAAAGGCGGCAAGGTGACCTATGGCGTCGTTGGCACTTTCGACAGTGTCCGGCCGTTCATCGTCAGGAGCATGCGCACCCATGCTCGCGGTGTTGTCGATCCGGAGTTCGGCAATCTGATCTATGAAACGCTGATGCAGCGCTCGCAGGACGAACCCTTCACGCTTTACGGATTGCTTGCCGAGTCAGTCGAATGGGATGAAGACCGCAGTTTCATCCAGTACAACATCAATCCCGCCGCGCGCTGGTCTGATGGCAAGCCGGTGACGGCAGATGACGTCATCTTCACCATGGAACTGTTCAAGGCCAAGGGCCGCCCGCCTTACAGCACGCGTCTCAATCGGGTGAGCAAAATGGAGAAGATCAGTGATCTGTCGGTGCGGTTCGCCTTCAACGAGGAGTCCAACCGCGAGTTCCCGCTGATCCTGTCGCTCTCGCCGGTGCTGCCCAAACATGCCACCGATCCCGAGACCTTCGACCAGTCGACCCTTGAACCCGGCATCGGCTCAGGCCCTTATCTGATCAGCGACATCAAGCCCGGAGAGCGCATCAGTTTTTCCCGCCGCGAGGATTACTGGGCAAAGGACCTGCCGATCAAACGCGGGACCGACAATTACGATGACATCGTCGTCGAGTACTTCCTGTCCGAGACGGCCCAGTTCGAGGCCTTCAAGAAGGGCGTTTTCGACGTCTATCCCGACGGCAGCGCCACCAACTGGACGCGCGCCTATGATTTTCCCGCGGTCACTGACGGCGAGGTCGTTCGCAAGGAATATGACAGCAAGACGCCGTCGGGCATGTACGGCTTCGTCTTCAACACCCGCAGGCCAATGTTCCAGGATGTGCGTGTACGTCGGGCTTTTACCCTGCTGTTTGATTTTGAATGGGCCAACCGCAGTCTATATAACAACAGCTACACGCGCACCCACTCGTTCTGGGACGGATCGGACCTGTCGAGCTATGGAAAGCCCGCCGATCAACGCGAACGCGAGATCCTGGCCCCCTTCCCTGATGCCGTCTCCGCCGATATTCTTGACGGCACCTGGACATTGCCGGTGACCGATGGCTCGGCAAGTGACCGCAAGGTGCAGCGCGCAGCGCTGACGCTGCTGCAGGAAGCCGGGTTCCAGATCAAGGGCGGCAAGCTTCTGGGGGCAGACGGCACGCCGTTTGCCTTTGATCTGATGACCCAGAATGAAGGCCAGGAGAAACTGGCGGTGGCCTATCAGCGCTCATTGGCAGCGCTTGGCATCGCCATGTCGATCCGCACCGTCGATGACGCGCAATACCAGCAGCGCTCGCAGACCTTCGACTACGACATGATCGTCAAATCCTACACTTCGTCGCTGTCACCGGGCGCAGAGCAGCTCACCCGCTGGGGATCGGCATCGCGCGACCGTGAGGGCTCTTTCAATTTCGCCGGGGTTGCCAGCCCGGCCGTTGACGCGACCATCGACGCGATGCTCAATGCCCGCACGGCCGATGATTTCCGTTCCTCGGTGCGCGCCTTTGATCGCGTGTTGATGTCCGGGCACTATGTGATCCCGGCCTTTCATCTCGGCAAGGCACGGGTGGCCCATCGCAGCCGCATTGCCGCGCCCGAAGGTGATCCGCCGCTTTACGGCTACTATCTGCCGGCCTGGTGGGATACATCAGCCAAACCCTGA
- a CDS encoding DsbA family oxidoreductase has translation MTTPSLTIDVVSDVMCPWCYIGKRRLETALADVAGEINVEVRWRPYQLDATLPKSGKDRQQYLEDKFGGAEGATQAYAAIRTAGADENIPFAFDKIPVSANTLDAHRLIRWASSLGLEAQDKMVEVLFKAYFEEGKNIGDDAVLIEAGEQVGLEKEVVERLLAGDADRDTITAEIDQARQMGVTGVPCFLIDMKYAVVGAQSAPALADAMRKVVLEKSKQEPDASA, from the coding sequence ATGACCACTCCCTCGCTGACCATCGACGTCGTCTCAGATGTCATGTGCCCTTGGTGCTACATCGGCAAGCGCCGGCTCGAAACCGCACTGGCAGACGTCGCGGGCGAGATCAATGTCGAGGTCCGCTGGCGGCCCTACCAGCTTGATGCGACCTTGCCCAAATCAGGCAAGGACCGGCAGCAATATCTCGAAGACAAGTTTGGTGGCGCCGAAGGTGCGACACAGGCCTACGCCGCCATACGAACCGCAGGCGCAGACGAGAACATCCCGTTTGCCTTCGACAAGATTCCGGTCTCGGCCAACACGCTGGACGCACACAGGCTGATCCGCTGGGCCAGCTCGCTCGGGCTTGAAGCGCAGGACAAGATGGTCGAGGTGCTGTTCAAGGCGTACTTCGAAGAGGGAAAGAACATTGGCGACGACGCGGTTCTGATCGAAGCCGGCGAGCAGGTCGGGCTTGAAAAGGAAGTTGTGGAACGGTTGCTGGCAGGTGACGCCGACCGCGACACCATCACCGCTGAAATCGACCAGGCGCGGCAAATGGGCGTCACCGGCGTGCCCTGCTTCCTTATCGACATGAAATACGCCGTGGTCGGCGCTCAATCGGCCCCGGCTCTGGCCGACGCCATGCGCAAGGTCGTGCTTGAAAAGAGCAAACAGGAGCCGGACGCGTCCGCGTAA